The following proteins come from a genomic window of Misgurnus anguillicaudatus chromosome 10, ASM2758022v2, whole genome shotgun sequence:
- the tppp gene encoding tubulin polymerization-promoting protein isoform X3 yields MEEFKVQTAKHSLPNSSPMRSHSEQSKDHAAKRLSSASNGTSDGGAGSRTPVEITALEESFRRFAIHGDTRATGKEMNGKNWSKLCKDCGVIDGKDITLTDVDIVFSKVKNKSGRTITYSQFKEALGELARKRFKDKSSEDAALEVYKLIEGKSPVISGVTRAVASPTVSRLTDTTKFTGSHKERFDETGRGKGKAGRVEMVDKSGYVSGYKHAGSYEKKVQGKPPQKPL; encoded by the exons ATGGAGGAGTTTAAAGTTCAGACGGCCAAACATTCGCTACCCAACAGTTCACCCATGAGGTCGCACAGCGAGCAATCTAAAGATCACGCAGCCAAACGTTTGTCCTCCGCCTCCAACGGCACGAGCGACGGAGGCGCCGGATCCAGAACTCCGGTGGAGATCACGGCGCTGGAGGAGTCTTTCAGACGCTTCGCTATTCACGGAGACACGCGAGCGACCGGGAAAGAGATGAACGGCAAGAACTGGTCCAAACTGTGTAAAGACTGCGGCGTCATTGACGGGAAGGACATCACCCTCACGGACGTGGACATCGTCTTCTCCAAAGTCAA GAATAAATCCGGCCGGACGATCACGTACAGTCAGTTTAAAGAAGCGCTGGGAGAGTTGGCCAGGAAACGTTTTAAAGATAAAAGCAGCGAGGACGCAGCACTAGAGGTCTACAAACTGATAGAAGGGAAATCGCCTGTTATATCTGGAGTCACG AGAGCCGTGGCGTCTCCAACCGTGTCCCGCCTGACAGACACCACTAAGTTCACAGGTTCTCACAAGGAGCGTTTTGATGAGACGGGCCGCGGGAAGGGTAAGGCCGGACGGGTGGAGATGGTGGACAAGTCCGGTTACGTCTCCGGATACAAGCACGCGGGCTCATACGAGAAGAAAGTTCAAGGAAAACCACCTCAAAAACCTCTGTGA
- the tppp gene encoding tubulin polymerization-promoting protein isoform X2: MGGSGSCIQRQRELVKSTDTDGHSLNCSISRSMEEFKVQTAKHSLPNSSPMRSHSEQSKDHAAKRLSSASNGTSDGGAGSRTPVEITALEESFRRFAIHGDTRATGKEMNGKNWSKLCKDCGVIDGKDITLTDVDIVFSKVKNKSGRTITYSQFKEALGELARKRFKDKSSEDAALEVYKLIEGKSPVISGVTRAVASPTVSRLTDTTKFTGSHKERFDETGRGKGKAGRVEMVDKSGYVSGYKHAGSYEKKVQGKPPQKPL; this comes from the exons ATGGGAGGATCAGGGAG TTGCATACAGAGACAACGTGAGCTTGTGAAGTCGACGGACACTGACGGACACTCGCTGAACTGCAGTATCAGTAGAAG CATGGAGGAGTTTAAAGTTCAGACGGCCAAACATTCGCTACCCAACAGTTCACCCATGAGGTCGCACAGCGAGCAATCTAAAGATCACGCAGCCAAACGTTTGTCCTCCGCCTCCAACGGCACGAGCGACGGAGGCGCCGGATCCAGAACTCCGGTGGAGATCACGGCGCTGGAGGAGTCTTTCAGACGCTTCGCTATTCACGGAGACACGCGAGCGACCGGGAAAGAGATGAACGGCAAGAACTGGTCCAAACTGTGTAAAGACTGCGGCGTCATTGACGGGAAGGACATCACCCTCACGGACGTGGACATCGTCTTCTCCAAAGTCAA GAATAAATCCGGCCGGACGATCACGTACAGTCAGTTTAAAGAAGCGCTGGGAGAGTTGGCCAGGAAACGTTTTAAAGATAAAAGCAGCGAGGACGCAGCACTAGAGGTCTACAAACTGATAGAAGGGAAATCGCCTGTTATATCTGGAGTCACG AGAGCCGTGGCGTCTCCAACCGTGTCCCGCCTGACAGACACCACTAAGTTCACAGGTTCTCACAAGGAGCGTTTTGATGAGACGGGCCGCGGGAAGGGTAAGGCCGGACGGGTGGAGATGGTGGACAAGTCCGGTTACGTCTCCGGATACAAGCACGCGGGCTCATACGAGAAGAAAGTTCAAGGAAAACCACCTCAAAAACCTCTGTGA
- the tppp gene encoding tubulin polymerization-promoting protein isoform X1 — protein sequence MGGSGSCIQRQRELVKSTDTDGHSLNCSISRSSMEEFKVQTAKHSLPNSSPMRSHSEQSKDHAAKRLSSASNGTSDGGAGSRTPVEITALEESFRRFAIHGDTRATGKEMNGKNWSKLCKDCGVIDGKDITLTDVDIVFSKVKNKSGRTITYSQFKEALGELARKRFKDKSSEDAALEVYKLIEGKSPVISGVTRAVASPTVSRLTDTTKFTGSHKERFDETGRGKGKAGRVEMVDKSGYVSGYKHAGSYEKKVQGKPPQKPL from the exons ATGGGAGGATCAGGGAG TTGCATACAGAGACAACGTGAGCTTGTGAAGTCGACGGACACTGACGGACACTCGCTGAACTGCAGTATCAGTAGAAG CAGCATGGAGGAGTTTAAAGTTCAGACGGCCAAACATTCGCTACCCAACAGTTCACCCATGAGGTCGCACAGCGAGCAATCTAAAGATCACGCAGCCAAACGTTTGTCCTCCGCCTCCAACGGCACGAGCGACGGAGGCGCCGGATCCAGAACTCCGGTGGAGATCACGGCGCTGGAGGAGTCTTTCAGACGCTTCGCTATTCACGGAGACACGCGAGCGACCGGGAAAGAGATGAACGGCAAGAACTGGTCCAAACTGTGTAAAGACTGCGGCGTCATTGACGGGAAGGACATCACCCTCACGGACGTGGACATCGTCTTCTCCAAAGTCAA GAATAAATCCGGCCGGACGATCACGTACAGTCAGTTTAAAGAAGCGCTGGGAGAGTTGGCCAGGAAACGTTTTAAAGATAAAAGCAGCGAGGACGCAGCACTAGAGGTCTACAAACTGATAGAAGGGAAATCGCCTGTTATATCTGGAGTCACG AGAGCCGTGGCGTCTCCAACCGTGTCCCGCCTGACAGACACCACTAAGTTCACAGGTTCTCACAAGGAGCGTTTTGATGAGACGGGCCGCGGGAAGGGTAAGGCCGGACGGGTGGAGATGGTGGACAAGTCCGGTTACGTCTCCGGATACAAGCACGCGGGCTCATACGAGAAGAAAGTTCAAGGAAAACCACCTCAAAAACCTCTGTGA